The Toxorhynchites rutilus septentrionalis strain SRP chromosome 3, ASM2978413v1, whole genome shotgun sequence genome includes a region encoding these proteins:
- the LOC129775714 gene encoding larval cuticle protein 65Ag1-like: MKLFVVLFVTLFAVVFSAPQGPTPVPIVSENSAIQPDGSFQYSFETGDGIKAQNQGSFKKVHVSKADGSGTEEVQALVQTGSFSYPSPDGSHIELKYTADENGFQPEGAHLPVVTHA; encoded by the coding sequence ATGAAATTGTTCGTAGTTCTATTTGTGACGCTGTTCGCGGTTGTTTTCTCGGCACCGCAGGGACCCACTCCGGTGCCAATTGTGAGTGAAAATTCCGCCATACAGCCTGACGGTAGCTTCCAATATTCTTTCGAAACCGGAGATGGAATAAAGGCCCAGAATCAGGGATCGTTTAAGAAAGTCCATGTGTCGAAGGCTGACGGCAGTGGAACCGAAGAGGTACAGGCACTCGTTCAAACCGGAAGCTTTTCCTATCCGTCACCTGACGGGAGCCACATCGAGTTGAAGTATACCGCCGATGAGAACGGATTCCAACCTGAGGGAGCCCATCTGCCTGTGGTAACCCACGCCTGA